One Kribbella sp. NBC_00662 genomic region harbors:
- the mtrA gene encoding MtrAB system response regulator MtrA has protein sequence MRGRILIVDDDTALSEMLSIVLRNEGYDTYLVATGDKAVPAFREFKPDLLLLDLMLPGMDGIDVCRAIRAESGVPIVMLTAKSDTVDVVLGLESGADDYVVKPFKPKELVARIRARLRRMDEPGPESLTIGDLTIDVAGHSVKRAGETIQLTPLEFDLLVCLASKPWQVFTREVLLEQVWGYRHAADTRLVNVHVQRLRSKIEKDPEHPEIVVTVRGVGYKAGAD, from the coding sequence ATGCGGGGCCGCATCCTCATCGTCGACGACGACACCGCGTTGTCGGAGATGCTCAGCATCGTGCTGCGCAACGAGGGCTACGACACCTATCTGGTCGCAACCGGTGACAAGGCGGTACCGGCATTCCGGGAGTTCAAGCCCGATCTGCTGCTGCTCGACCTGATGCTGCCGGGGATGGACGGGATCGACGTCTGCCGGGCGATCCGGGCCGAGTCCGGGGTGCCGATCGTGATGCTGACCGCCAAGAGCGACACCGTCGACGTGGTGCTCGGCCTGGAGTCGGGTGCCGACGACTACGTCGTGAAGCCGTTCAAACCCAAGGAGCTGGTGGCCCGGATCCGGGCCCGGCTGCGCCGGATGGACGAGCCCGGCCCGGAGTCGCTGACCATCGGCGACCTCACCATCGACGTGGCCGGCCACTCGGTGAAGCGGGCCGGCGAGACGATCCAGCTGACGCCGCTGGAGTTCGATCTGCTGGTCTGCCTGGCGTCGAAGCCCTGGCAGGTGTTCACCCGCGAGGTGCTGCTGGAGCAGGTCTGGGGCTACCGCCACGCGGCCGACACCCGGCTGGTGAACGTGCATGTCCAGCGACTGCGCTCCAAGATCGAGAAGGACCCTGAGCACCCGGAGATCGTGGTCACGGTCCGCGGGGTCGGATACAAGGCGGGTGCGGACTGA